One stretch of Wolbachia endosymbiont of Armadillidium arcangelii DNA includes these proteins:
- the topA gene encoding type I DNA topoisomerase, whose amino-acid sequence MALLIVESPAKAKTIGKYLSKEFKVAASFGHVRDLPVKNGSVDPDNDFAIKYEIIEKAEKHVKELVKEANKTSDIYLATDPDREGEAIAWNVIEALKERKAINDKNKIYRVVFNEITKRAVQEAIKNPREINMDLVHAQQARRALDYLVGFNLSPLLWTKLSGSKSAGRVQSVALKLICEREDEISKFITQEYWSIKAEMQNSKDEAFFAMLSHYDNKKLEKFDIKNEEEAKNLVREIESRQYAVSTVERKQVKRNPLPPFITSSLQQDAVNKLYFNVKSVMRIAQNLYEGIDIGGETVGLITYMRTDGFHIADEAINSIRGSIKSLYGDKYLPQSPRKYVKKVKNAQEAHEAIRPTDINRTPGSIKDYLTPEQFKLYDLIWKRTIASQMESAILDQVVVEISSTDQKVILRASGSSIFFDGFYKVYQDNMEAENEGLLPAMKEGEACKLISVEPKQHFTQPPPRYSEASIVKKMEEIGIGRPSTYATIISVLQDREYVSLDNKRFIPSSRGKIVTIFLETFFQRCVEYDFTAQMEERLDSISNGHADWKKELGYFWVPFFNHVNSVKQMTHDEIFSGITDLVVDWFCSEKGKEEIGKKCPNCSGGILKLNFGKAGVFLGCSNYPACNHTKEITGSNDNSEYPKSLSIDDVTGQEVMIKKGPFGLYLEFNSESEKKKKISVPKDINVNDIDLNTATRLLSLPKIIGEHPETGKEVKIGLGRFGYYILYDGRYFSLKKSSKEVLDTQLNEAIQIIESSPRKELKSLGFNEKGKEVFICNGRYGFYIKCGKTNVALGKDIDIESIDLKKALELIKNKK is encoded by the coding sequence ATGGCATTATTGATAGTTGAGTCGCCGGCAAAGGCAAAGACGATAGGTAAATATTTGAGTAAAGAGTTCAAAGTTGCTGCATCCTTTGGACATGTGAGAGATCTGCCAGTGAAGAACGGTTCTGTCGATCCGGATAATGATTTTGCCATAAAGTATGAGATTATTGAAAAAGCAGAAAAGCATGTAAAAGAGTTAGTCAAGGAAGCGAATAAAACATCGGATATATACCTTGCAACCGATCCAGATAGAGAAGGAGAAGCAATAGCTTGGAATGTGATAGAGGCGCTAAAGGAAAGGAAGGCTATCAATGATAAGAACAAAATTTACAGAGTGGTCTTTAACGAGATAACAAAAAGAGCCGTGCAAGAAGCTATAAAAAATCCACGCGAAATAAATATGGACTTAGTACATGCACAGCAAGCACGAAGAGCTTTGGATTACTTGGTTGGGTTTAATTTGTCACCACTTTTATGGACAAAGTTATCAGGAAGCAAGTCTGCAGGGCGAGTGCAATCTGTTGCACTTAAGCTTATATGCGAACGAGAAGATGAAATTAGTAAATTTATAACACAGGAGTATTGGAGCATAAAGGCAGAAATGCAAAATAGCAAAGATGAGGCTTTTTTTGCTATGCTAAGCCACTATGACAATAAAAAGCTAGAAAAATTTGATATTAAGAATGAAGAAGAAGCAAAGAACTTAGTCAGGGAGATTGAGTCAAGGCAGTATGCTGTAAGCACAGTAGAACGCAAGCAAGTTAAGAGAAACCCGCTTCCTCCATTTATTACTTCAAGCCTTCAGCAAGATGCAGTGAATAAACTGTATTTCAACGTGAAAAGTGTTATGCGCATAGCGCAAAATTTATATGAAGGTATCGATATTGGCGGTGAAACTGTAGGGTTGATAACTTACATGCGTACAGATGGGTTTCATATTGCAGATGAGGCTATAAACTCAATTAGAGGGTCAATTAAGTCATTATATGGTGATAAATATTTACCGCAGTCTCCTCGTAAATATGTAAAAAAGGTCAAAAATGCTCAAGAAGCACATGAAGCAATTCGTCCAACTGATATCAATAGAACGCCGGGTAGTATTAAGGATTACTTAACACCAGAGCAATTTAAATTGTACGATTTAATCTGGAAAAGAACCATTGCAAGTCAAATGGAATCGGCGATTCTTGATCAAGTGGTAGTTGAAATTAGTTCTACTGATCAGAAAGTGATTCTGCGAGCAAGTGGATCAAGTATATTCTTTGATGGTTTTTATAAAGTCTATCAAGATAACATGGAAGCCGAAAATGAAGGCCTGCTACCTGCCATGAAGGAAGGGGAAGCGTGTAAGCTGATTTCAGTTGAGCCAAAACAGCATTTCACTCAACCGCCACCTCGTTATAGTGAAGCAAGTATTGTTAAAAAAATGGAAGAAATCGGTATAGGTCGCCCATCAACTTATGCAACAATTATTTCGGTATTACAAGATCGTGAATATGTTTCATTGGATAACAAAAGATTTATTCCAAGCAGCCGCGGTAAGATCGTGACTATATTTTTAGAAACTTTTTTTCAGCGTTGTGTAGAGTATGACTTTACAGCGCAAATGGAAGAAAGGCTTGATTCAATCTCAAATGGACATGCAGATTGGAAAAAAGAACTAGGCTATTTTTGGGTGCCATTTTTTAATCATGTAAATTCTGTTAAGCAAATGACACATGATGAGATTTTTAGTGGTATTACTGACTTAGTAGTTGATTGGTTTTGTTCAGAGAAAGGAAAAGAAGAAATAGGTAAAAAATGTCCTAATTGCTCTGGTGGTATATTGAAATTAAATTTTGGAAAAGCCGGTGTGTTTCTTGGATGTTCTAACTATCCTGCATGCAATCATACAAAAGAAATTACGGGCAGTAATGACAATTCAGAATATCCAAAAAGTTTGAGTATAGATGATGTGACAGGCCAAGAGGTAATGATCAAAAAAGGTCCTTTTGGACTTTATCTGGAGTTTAATAGTGAGTCAGAAAAGAAAAAAAAGATTTCTGTACCAAAAGATATAAATGTTAATGATATTGATCTAAATACCGCCACTCGATTACTTTCCCTTCCGAAAATAATCGGAGAACACCCAGAAACTGGAAAGGAAGTAAAAATAGGTCTTGGACGATTTGGGTACTATATTCTCTATGATGGTCGATACTTTTCTCTTAAAAAAAGCTCTAAGGAGGTATTAGACACACAATTAAACGAAGCTATACAAATTATTGAGAGCAGCCCACGCAAAGAGCTAAAATCTCTTGGTTTTAATGAAAAGGGAAAAGAAGTTTTTATCTGCAACGGTAGGTACGGATTCTATATAAAATGCGGTAAAACAAACGTTGCTTTGGGCAAAGATATAGATATTGAAAGTATAGATCTGAAAAAAGCCTTAGAGTTGATTAAGAATAAAAAGTAG
- the murG gene encoding undecaprenyldiphospho-muramoylpentapeptide beta-N-acetylglucosaminyltransferase yields MNIILATGGTGGHIFPAITLAKALKTQGYNCILFTDQKIINVEGYILPLCKPSGNKLKFLFLLMYSCALAIYKIRKLKPKLVIGFGSYASFPTLLAAKILSIPIILHEQNTVLGRVNRFFFKSAKLIATSFPETKYAEGSKCVFTGNFVDIEAQDYSSTETVLNVLIIAGSQGANFFDNVVSSVICNLPIKVKKKIRIIQQCTKKNMNKVKSLYKSEEIDCELSEFFDDMENRLANAHLVISRAGATSIAEITLAKRAAIYIPYPHSKDNHQFYNAKHIENSGAAVTVEQNSKTEKNLIELLINLLLNPKKLLNIANNTKKTGIKSGTIEILHQIRKLGLVD; encoded by the coding sequence ATGAATATTATTCTAGCAACAGGCGGTACAGGCGGACACATTTTTCCAGCTATAACTTTAGCAAAAGCACTAAAGACACAAGGATACAATTGTATATTATTCACTGACCAAAAAATCATCAATGTAGAAGGTTATATTTTACCATTGTGCAAGCCAAGTGGCAACAAATTGAAGTTTCTCTTTTTGTTAATGTATAGTTGTGCACTAGCAATATATAAAATCAGAAAATTGAAACCAAAACTAGTCATTGGTTTTGGTAGCTATGCTTCTTTTCCAACTCTTCTTGCAGCAAAGATTCTTTCTATACCTATAATTTTACATGAACAAAATACAGTTTTAGGGAGGGTAAATAGATTCTTTTTCAAGAGTGCAAAATTAATTGCAACTAGCTTTCCAGAGACTAAGTATGCAGAAGGTAGTAAATGCGTTTTTACAGGAAATTTTGTCGATATAGAAGCACAAGACTATTCTAGTACTGAAACAGTCTTAAACGTGTTAATAATAGCAGGCAGTCAAGGTGCAAATTTTTTTGATAATGTAGTGAGCAGCGTAATTTGTAATTTGCCTATTAAAGTGAAAAAGAAGATTAGAATAATACAGCAATGCACAAAGAAAAATATGAACAAAGTCAAGAGTCTATACAAAAGTGAAGAGATTGATTGTGAGTTAAGTGAATTTTTCGATGATATGGAGAATAGACTGGCCAATGCTCATTTGGTAATTAGCAGAGCAGGAGCAACCTCGATAGCCGAGATTACTCTTGCTAAACGTGCTGCTATATACATTCCCTATCCTCACTCAAAAGATAACCATCAATTTTATAACGCAAAGCATATTGAAAATTCGGGAGCAGCTGTAACGGTTGAGCAAAATAGTAAAACAGAAAAAAATCTTATAGAGCTACTAATCAATTTGCTTCTTAATCCCAAAAAATTGCTTAACATAGCAAACAACACCAAAAAAACAGGAATAAAGAGTGGTACTATTGAGATTTTACATCAAATTCGTAAATTAGGCTTGGTAGATTGA
- a CDS encoding porin translates to MRLLITLFSLLFVVGSANARVILDKEIFYAELDGKIDLRFGYAFNRDSFSSAKDKTSSYSDLRFLYLQQLYLNTQMGFNVKAGVSSIANLKALDIEKLEMEKWYFIIKNQEFGSVEYGKGSLVSQSMLINTSKIYTAAGGINGHWTNYANLHGSEKRDADPGYDKDKVFWVKPNIYSDYNGLELKLKQPTINYISPEIYNFQLGFSYVPGKNNLQYNNLIAAGLSYKNGLSDEINFTTALTGEFARENLTDCTDGTSENYKCRNQLLHWNFGLKLKLFELDCIFSYGNGGKSGEKRSPETNNMYYVNAGVAYHSDSRKLSLTYFNSVRDIAGKGTNELTSQAFSLEYPLAIGTSYYFDIVKFSTKEPEIESNNSGYVLLAGLKLSF, encoded by the coding sequence ATGAGGTTACTGATCACACTATTTTCATTATTATTCGTGGTAGGGAGTGCTAACGCTAGGGTAATTCTAGATAAGGAGATATTTTATGCAGAACTAGATGGAAAAATAGATTTAAGATTTGGCTACGCTTTCAATAGAGATTCTTTTAGCTCTGCCAAAGACAAGACCTCAAGCTATTCAGATCTGCGCTTTCTTTATTTGCAGCAACTTTATCTAAATACGCAAATGGGGTTTAATGTTAAGGCAGGAGTTTCTAGTATTGCAAACCTAAAAGCATTAGACATAGAAAAGTTAGAAATGGAAAAGTGGTATTTTATCATAAAGAATCAAGAGTTTGGATCAGTTGAATATGGTAAAGGAAGTTTAGTTAGTCAGAGTATGTTAATTAACACTTCAAAAATTTATACAGCTGCTGGAGGAATAAATGGTCATTGGACAAACTATGCAAATTTGCACGGTAGTGAAAAAAGAGATGCTGATCCTGGGTATGACAAGGACAAGGTATTTTGGGTAAAACCCAATATTTACAGCGACTATAATGGATTAGAACTGAAGTTAAAACAACCAACAATAAACTATATTTCTCCTGAAATCTATAACTTTCAACTTGGATTCAGTTATGTTCCAGGAAAAAATAATTTACAATATAATAATCTAATAGCCGCTGGTCTTTCCTATAAAAATGGCTTATCAGATGAAATAAATTTTACTACTGCTTTAACTGGTGAATTTGCAAGGGAAAATTTAACTGATTGCACAGATGGAACTTCTGAAAATTATAAATGCCGTAATCAATTACTACACTGGAATTTTGGCTTGAAGCTAAAACTTTTTGAACTTGATTGCATTTTTTCGTACGGTAATGGCGGTAAATCTGGTGAGAAGCGTAGTCCTGAAACAAATAATATGTATTATGTAAATGCAGGTGTTGCTTACCACTCCGATTCTCGTAAATTGAGCTTAACATATTTTAATAGTGTTAGAGATATTGCAGGTAAAGGTACAAACGAATTAACATCACAGGCTTTCAGTCTTGAATATCCATTAGCTATTGGTACTTCATACTACTTCGATATTGTAAAATTTAGTACCAAAGAACCTGAAATCGAAAGTAATAACTCCGGGTATGTGCTCTTGGCTGGGCTGAAGCTAAGTTTTTAA
- the pnp gene encoding polyribonucleotide nucleotidyltransferase, whose product MFEIIKKSTDWGGRTLSLETGKIARQADGSVVVNYGDTSILVTVVHKKKEESVDFLPLNVQFIAKSYAMGKIPGGFFKREGKPSDRETLISRVIDRSVRPLFPEGFHDEISVVCNLLTYDTVNSPEVPALIGTVAALAISGVPLHFTIAGVMVGCDENNNYILNPSVQEMKASNLDLFLSGDENSILMVESEVKELSEENVLSAIKFGHEHLQPIIKLIKEFADTVGNKPESFVPVDISDVTQELEKYGKDFEKAYLKTVKQERVQALEAVRNNILNTLKEAGKDEKLITYAVKNFERSLVREMIRKKSIRIDGRKYDEIRQIEVEVDILSKTHGSALFTRGNTQALVVTALGTTQDEQIVDDIEGDRREHFMLHYNFPPFAVGEASAIRAPGRREIGHGKLAWKAIHPVLPDKSEFPYTIRVVSEIMESDGSSSMATVCGTSLALMDTGVPIKAPVAGIAMGLIKDENECVILSDILGDEDYLGDMDFKVAGTSEGVTALQMDMKISGISFEIVEKSLEQAKAGRLHILEKMNAVISEHCKDIKDHAPRVVSFYIGKDKIPAAIGAKGKNIRSVCERSNAKIEIGDDGKVSVFAMSNTEAEIAKNMMIDSITEPEPGTIVDAKVINIEKSIVELELPNGRKGKMHISEVANQHVESIEDILKQGDTFKALIIDFEKGGCPKLSRRRVDQETGEFFEGKLYNEERKDGLNNRDNYYNSSFNKKPGANYQNNRPTRPRSGFNNRNRPKFGNNDSSSGFY is encoded by the coding sequence ATGTTTGAAATTATAAAAAAATCTACAGATTGGGGTGGACGTACCTTATCTTTAGAAACTGGAAAAATAGCACGTCAAGCTGATGGTTCAGTAGTTGTAAATTACGGTGATACTTCTATTTTAGTAACTGTTGTGCATAAAAAAAAGGAAGAAAGTGTTGATTTTCTTCCTTTAAATGTGCAGTTTATTGCAAAAAGTTATGCCATGGGTAAGATTCCTGGTGGTTTTTTTAAAAGAGAAGGAAAACCGTCTGATAGAGAAACCTTAATTTCAAGAGTAATAGACAGAAGTGTAAGACCACTATTCCCAGAAGGTTTTCACGATGAAATTAGTGTAGTATGTAATTTATTAACTTACGATACAGTCAATTCTCCTGAAGTACCAGCATTGATAGGTACTGTCGCAGCTCTTGCAATTTCCGGTGTTCCTCTTCACTTTACTATAGCTGGAGTTATGGTTGGTTGCGATGAAAACAACAATTATATACTCAATCCTTCCGTTCAAGAGATGAAAGCAAGCAACTTGGATTTGTTTTTGTCTGGTGATGAAAATTCGATTTTAATGGTCGAGTCGGAAGTCAAAGAGCTCTCTGAAGAAAATGTTCTGAGTGCAATAAAATTTGGTCATGAACATCTTCAACCTATCATTAAGCTTATAAAAGAATTTGCTGATACAGTCGGTAATAAACCTGAAAGCTTTGTTCCTGTTGATATATCAGATGTAACTCAAGAACTTGAAAAATATGGCAAAGATTTTGAAAAAGCATATTTAAAAACAGTAAAACAAGAGCGAGTTCAAGCTCTAGAAGCGGTCAGAAATAATATATTAAATACTCTTAAAGAGGCTGGAAAAGACGAAAAGTTAATTACTTATGCAGTAAAAAACTTTGAAAGATCTTTAGTGCGTGAAATGATTAGAAAGAAAAGTATAAGAATAGACGGTCGTAAGTATGATGAAATACGCCAGATAGAAGTTGAGGTTGACATTCTATCCAAGACTCACGGTTCTGCGCTGTTTACAAGGGGTAATACTCAGGCGCTAGTTGTTACTGCTCTTGGTACTACACAAGATGAGCAAATTGTGGATGATATTGAAGGAGATAGACGTGAGCATTTCATGCTGCATTATAATTTCCCTCCATTTGCTGTTGGAGAGGCTTCTGCTATACGTGCACCAGGAAGGAGAGAAATCGGTCATGGTAAACTTGCTTGGAAAGCAATTCATCCTGTTTTACCTGATAAATCTGAATTCCCTTATACAATAAGAGTAGTATCTGAAATTATGGAATCTGATGGTTCTTCTTCCATGGCAACAGTTTGTGGAACCTCCCTTGCATTAATGGATACGGGTGTACCAATAAAGGCTCCTGTTGCTGGAATTGCTATGGGCCTCATCAAAGACGAAAACGAATGTGTAATACTTTCTGATATACTAGGTGATGAAGATTATCTTGGCGACATGGATTTTAAAGTAGCAGGAACTAGTGAAGGGGTTACGGCGCTGCAGATGGATATGAAAATTTCTGGTATAAGCTTTGAAATTGTTGAAAAATCTTTAGAACAAGCAAAAGCTGGAAGGTTACATATCTTAGAAAAAATGAATGCAGTAATTTCAGAACATTGTAAGGATATAAAAGATCATGCACCAAGAGTGGTATCATTTTATATAGGTAAAGATAAAATTCCTGCAGCTATTGGTGCTAAAGGAAAAAATATACGCAGTGTATGTGAAAGAAGTAATGCAAAAATTGAAATAGGAGATGACGGTAAAGTTTCTGTTTTTGCCATGAGTAATACTGAAGCTGAAATTGCAAAGAATATGATGATTGATTCAATAACAGAACCAGAGCCAGGTACTATAGTTGATGCTAAGGTTATAAATATAGAGAAGTCTATTGTAGAGCTTGAGCTTCCTAATGGAAGGAAAGGAAAAATGCATATAAGCGAAGTAGCTAATCAACATGTAGAGTCTATTGAGGACATACTTAAACAGGGTGATACCTTCAAAGCTTTGATAATTGATTTTGAAAAGGGTGGGTGCCCAAAATTGTCAAGACGTCGTGTCGATCAAGAAACAGGTGAATTTTTTGAAGGTAAGCTTTACAATGAAGAAAGGAAAGATGGTTTAAATAATAGGGATAATTATTATAATAGTTCGTTTAATAAAAAACCTGGAGCTAATTATCAGAATAATAGACCTACTCGTCCTCGCTCTGGTTTTAATAATAGAAATAGGCCAAAATTTGGTAATAATGATTCATCATCAGGTTTCTATTGA
- the rpsO gene encoding 30S ribosomal protein S15 encodes MSITSQKKKNLISIYAIKEDDTGSSFVQCAILTERISNLTEHFKVHKHDHHSKRGLLILIGKRRKHLNYIKRKFGNEAYQELIEKLGIRK; translated from the coding sequence ATGTCAATAACATCCCAAAAGAAAAAAAATTTGATCAGTATATATGCAATTAAAGAAGATGATACAGGTTCATCTTTTGTACAATGTGCAATTTTAACCGAGAGGATCAGTAATTTAACTGAGCACTTTAAAGTGCATAAGCATGACCATCACTCTAAGCGCGGTTTACTTATATTGATAGGTAAAAGGCGCAAGCACTTAAATTATATAAAGCGTAAATTTGGTAATGAAGCCTATCAAGAATTAATAGAGAAGTTAGGCATTAGAAAATAA
- a CDS encoding transposase encodes MNITNFSKKEEIFFILLMENWYENSPKMRGGNYIYSNKVVILVHIVASLFRIGLRQTVGFIKGYLQQVGKGLAVISYSQASRRFKKLNIKINDCRVDKNNMEDIEIAIDSTNL; translated from the coding sequence ATGAATATAACAAATTTCTCCAAGAAAGAGGAAATATTTTTCATTTTATTAATGGAAAATTGGTACGAAAATAGCCCCAAAATGCGAGGTGGAAATTATATTTATAGTAATAAAGTTGTGATTTTAGTGCATATAGTCGCTAGTCTCTTTAGAATTGGCTTAAGACAAACGGTAGGGTTTATAAAAGGATATTTGCAGCAAGTAGGAAAGGGCTTAGCAGTCATTAGCTATTCGCAGGCTTCAAGAAGGTTTAAAAAGCTCAATATTAAGATCAATGATTGCAGAGTTGATAAAAACAATATGGAAGATATTGAAATTGCAATAGACAGCACAAATTTATAA
- the lpdA gene encoding dihydrolipoyl dehydrogenase — MNKYDITVIGSGPGGYIAAIRAAQLGFKTAIVEKEVNLGGICLNWGCIPTKSLLRASEIYRLIRRSDEFGIKVKNASFDIQSIVKYSRNVVGKLSNGVEYLMKKNNIKVHQGFGKLTGNHTVKILNDKKEEEISSKHIILATGVRARNLPEIEADGDLIWNAQHAMTPKKLPKSLLIIGSGAIGIEFASFYSTLGVDVAVIEIKDTILPLEDREISSLARKIFTDQGIKIYTSSSVKTFTKNKDSVQVQLSSSESKEFDRMIVAIGVQANTENIGLENTKIKLSLSGFIEANEWYETNEPNVYAIGDVAGPPCLAHKASHEAVICIEKIAGKNVHVLKKECIPNCTYSHPQIASVGLTEEQARKNGYDIKVGKFHSKFNGKSIALGETEGLVKTIIDKKTGELLGAHMIGAEVTELISNFALAKQLEGTDCDMKSTIFPHPTISEMIHESVLAADGESLNS; from the coding sequence ATGAATAAGTATGATATTACAGTTATAGGTAGCGGTCCTGGTGGTTATATAGCAGCAATTAGAGCGGCGCAGCTTGGATTTAAAACTGCAATTGTTGAAAAGGAAGTAAATTTAGGCGGTATATGCTTAAATTGGGGATGTATACCAACAAAATCGCTACTTAGAGCATCTGAAATTTATAGATTAATAAGAAGATCAGACGAATTTGGTATAAAAGTAAAAAATGCAAGTTTTGATATACAATCGATAGTGAAATATTCAAGAAACGTTGTTGGTAAGCTATCAAATGGCGTTGAGTATTTGATGAAAAAAAATAACATCAAAGTTCATCAAGGCTTCGGTAAACTTACAGGTAACCATACTGTAAAAATTCTTAATGATAAGAAGGAGGAGGAAATTTCTTCCAAGCATATCATTTTAGCAACAGGCGTGAGGGCACGAAATCTTCCTGAAATAGAAGCAGATGGAGATTTAATATGGAATGCGCAGCACGCTATGACTCCAAAGAAGTTACCAAAATCTCTACTAATCATAGGTTCTGGTGCGATAGGGATAGAATTTGCAAGTTTTTATAGTACTTTGGGAGTTGATGTAGCAGTTATAGAGATAAAAGACACTATTTTGCCACTGGAAGATAGGGAGATTTCAAGCTTAGCACGAAAAATATTTACAGATCAGGGAATAAAAATATATACAAGCAGCAGTGTAAAAACTTTTACTAAAAATAAAGACTCTGTTCAAGTGCAACTGAGTAGCAGTGAAAGCAAAGAATTTGATAGAATGATTGTTGCAATTGGTGTTCAAGCAAATACTGAAAATATAGGCTTAGAAAACACAAAAATTAAGTTGAGTCTTTCTGGTTTTATTGAAGCGAATGAGTGGTATGAAACAAATGAGCCGAACGTGTATGCAATAGGTGATGTCGCTGGTCCGCCATGTTTAGCGCATAAAGCAAGTCATGAAGCTGTAATCTGCATTGAGAAGATTGCTGGTAAAAATGTCCATGTGTTAAAAAAAGAGTGCATACCAAATTGCACTTATTCCCATCCACAAATAGCAAGTGTTGGCTTGACTGAAGAACAGGCAAGAAAAAATGGATATGATATAAAAGTAGGGAAATTTCACTCCAAATTTAATGGTAAGTCTATTGCACTAGGTGAAACTGAAGGGTTAGTGAAAACGATTATAGATAAAAAAACAGGCGAGCTTCTTGGAGCTCACATGATAGGAGCAGAAGTAACAGAGTTAATTAGCAATTTTGCTCTCGCAAAGCAACTAGAGGGAACAGACTGTGACATGAAATCTACGATTTTTCCTCATCCAACCATTTCAGAGATGATACACGAATCAGTACTTGCTGCAGATGGTGAATCGCTGAATAGTTGA
- a CDS encoding transposase → MPKTNEIGRKISKAQIIGGRFYARKALYMSAVVAMHHNKKMKVFYQRLVDSGKAAKVAVMRKIIICLNAMIKNNNFYLDV, encoded by the coding sequence TTGCCAAAAACCAACGAAATCGGAAGGAAAATAAGCAAAGCTCAAATCATAGGTGGCAGATTTTATGCTCGAAAAGCATTATACATGTCTGCTGTGGTTGCAATGCATCATAATAAAAAAATGAAAGTATTTTACCAGCGTTTAGTTGACTCTGGCAAAGCCGCTAAAGTTGCTGTAATGAGAAAAATCATCATTTGTTTAAATGCTATGATAAAAAATAATAATTTTTATCTTGATGTTTAA
- a CDS encoding IS4-like element ISWpi18 family transposase, whose amino-acid sequence MFIKNKLMSLNFINAHRASSKDFSRKRKLPFINVFLLIFRKSVKSLQVMLNEFVLHTRKDYTITASAFTQARKKLKHTAFSELNDDIVSLYYQDQEFKTHHGFRVLAFDASILILPKSDKIIGEFGSRAVWNGIQRFEDYTSATFEVCYDVLNNIAIKSVLSRGDSYEVDLAIGMLESIKSDDLLICDRGYVSYRFLAELTGRKINYIIRCPSSSFNEINAMFKPESPSSMVVVSTAPIKVARQLRKLGLPDEMKFRLVKIILSSGEVEVLVTSLLDEQSFTVEEFERLYYLRWGVETFFSRLKGRLNLENFTGKSIETIKQDFWSTIFISNLESIMIEDDEETLSAQNSKLKKSINKSVSFNAIKNLAFDIFSTESDIDCIMDRLSQLFLMNTLVVRKGRRVDRHKISDIRSLNYQKRARKHVF is encoded by the coding sequence ATGTTTATAAAAAATAAATTGATGAGTTTAAACTTTATAAACGCACACAGAGCATCCTCAAAAGACTTCTCACGAAAAAGAAAGCTGCCCTTCATTAATGTATTTCTCCTGATTTTTAGAAAGAGTGTAAAGTCATTACAAGTAATGCTTAATGAGTTTGTTCTGCATACAAGAAAAGATTACACAATTACGGCAAGTGCATTTACTCAAGCAAGAAAGAAGCTAAAGCATACTGCGTTTTCAGAGTTAAATGATGATATAGTTTCCCTATACTACCAAGATCAGGAATTTAAAACCCACCATGGCTTCAGAGTACTTGCATTTGATGCTTCAATACTGATTCTGCCAAAGAGCGACAAAATAATAGGCGAGTTTGGCTCAAGAGCAGTATGGAATGGAATCCAGAGATTTGAAGACTATACAAGTGCAACCTTTGAAGTTTGCTACGATGTGCTAAATAATATTGCAATAAAATCTGTGCTAAGTAGAGGTGACAGCTATGAGGTTGATTTAGCGATCGGTATGCTTGAATCCATAAAATCAGACGATTTGTTAATCTGTGATAGAGGATACGTATCTTATCGATTTCTTGCTGAGCTTACAGGAAGGAAAATCAATTATATAATTCGCTGTCCAAGTTCGTCTTTCAATGAAATAAACGCTATGTTTAAGCCGGAAAGCCCATCTAGTATGGTGGTAGTGTCTACCGCACCTATTAAAGTAGCAAGACAGCTACGAAAGCTAGGATTACCTGATGAGATGAAATTCAGGTTAGTCAAAATAATACTTTCTTCTGGAGAAGTTGAAGTGTTAGTAACATCTCTGTTAGATGAGCAAAGTTTTACAGTCGAAGAGTTTGAGAGATTATATTACTTGCGCTGGGGAGTAGAAACATTTTTTTCTAGGCTGAAGGGAAGATTAAATTTAGAGAATTTCACAGGAAAAAGTATTGAAACTATCAAGCAGGATTTTTGGTCAACTATCTTCATCAGTAATCTAGAAAGTATCATGATAGAAGATGATGAAGAGACGTTGAGCGCACAGAATAGTAAACTAAAAAAAAGCATCAATAAATCTGTCTCATTTAATGCGATTAAAAACTTAGCCTTTGATATTTTTTCTACAGAGTCAGACATAGACTGCATTATGGATCGACTATCACAGTTATTTTTGATGAACACTTTAGTGGTAAGAAAAGGGAGAAGAGTTGATCGTCATAAGATATCTGATATTCGTTCACTCAACTACCAGAAAAGAGCTAGAAAACATGTGTTTTAA